The following proteins come from a genomic window of Phnomibacter ginsenosidimutans:
- a CDS encoding bifunctional aldolase/short-chain dehydrogenase, producing the protein MSTVTTEFKHVSYLWDEAKAASMEGDEVALLIYRSNMLGADLRLTNYGGGNTSCKAMAKDPLTGTETEVMWVKGSGGDIGTLKKSGLAALYVDRLRSLQNIYTGLEMEDEMVGLFNHCIYDLDSKAPSIDTPLHGFLPFKHIDHLHPDAAIAIAAAKDGEQITQELFGGSIGWVPWQRPGFDLGLQLKACLDANPGIRGIMLGSHGLFTWGDTAYECYINTLEVVERCAEYIESKVGQDAPVFGGQKIDSLPAENRLQQAAAIAPILRGFCSSYQKMIGHFTDDERVLQFINSNDLDRLAPLGTSCPDHFLRTKISPLVLELSPNADLTDVKTIQAQLAPAFEAYRNMYAEYYNTCKHANSPAMRDPNPVVILYPGVGMFTFSKDKQTARVAAEFYINAINVMRGAEAISEYTSLPRQEAFDIEYWLLEEAKLQRMPKPKALSGRVAMVTGSGGGIGKAIAKKYAEEGACVVLNDVNAERLEETSKEFQKLFGKDVVAVTLLDVTNAASAAQAMQNASLAFGGVDIIVNNAGISISRAIADHSEEEFDRLYDILVKGQFLVSKAAVAIMRKQGFGGDIVNIVSKNAVVAGPNNAGYGTAKAGQAHLTRLLAAELGGDKIRVNMVNPDAVIADSNIWAGGWAEGRAKAYGITVEELPAYYAKRTLLNEVILPEDIANACFALVGGLLNKSTGNAINVDGGVAMGFYR; encoded by the coding sequence ATGTCAACAGTTACAACTGAATTTAAACACGTAAGCTACCTGTGGGATGAAGCCAAAGCGGCCAGCATGGAAGGCGATGAAGTAGCGTTACTCATTTACCGCTCCAATATGTTGGGGGCCGATTTGCGCCTTACCAACTATGGCGGTGGCAATACCTCTTGCAAGGCTATGGCCAAAGATCCACTCACCGGTACCGAAACCGAAGTGATGTGGGTGAAGGGTAGTGGTGGCGATATTGGTACACTCAAAAAGAGTGGTTTGGCAGCGCTGTATGTAGACCGTTTGCGCAGCCTGCAAAACATTTACACTGGTTTGGAAATGGAAGATGAAATGGTCGGCCTTTTCAACCATTGCATTTACGATCTCGATAGCAAAGCGCCATCTATTGATACACCGCTGCACGGCTTTCTGCCATTCAAGCATATCGATCACCTGCATCCCGATGCAGCCATTGCCATAGCTGCTGCAAAAGATGGAGAGCAAATCACGCAGGAATTATTTGGCGGCAGCATTGGTTGGGTACCATGGCAGCGTCCCGGTTTCGATTTGGGCTTGCAGTTGAAAGCCTGCCTCGATGCCAACCCCGGCATCCGCGGTATCATGCTGGGTTCGCATGGTTTGTTTACCTGGGGCGATACTGCTTACGAATGTTACATCAATACATTGGAAGTAGTAGAGCGTTGTGCAGAATACATTGAGTCGAAAGTAGGACAAGATGCACCTGTGTTTGGTGGTCAGAAAATCGATTCATTGCCTGCGGAAAATCGCCTACAGCAAGCCGCTGCTATTGCGCCCATTCTGCGTGGCTTTTGCAGCAGCTACCAAAAAATGATTGGTCATTTTACAGATGACGAAAGAGTGTTGCAATTCATCAACAGCAACGATTTGGATCGCCTGGCACCGCTTGGTACCAGTTGCCCCGACCACTTCCTGCGTACCAAAATCAGTCCGCTGGTACTGGAGCTGTCGCCCAATGCTGACCTTACCGATGTAAAAACAATACAAGCTCAACTGGCACCCGCTTTTGAAGCTTACCGCAACATGTATGCGGAGTATTACAATACCTGCAAGCATGCCAATAGTCCTGCTATGCGAGACCCCAACCCGGTGGTGATTCTTTATCCTGGCGTTGGTATGTTCACTTTTAGCAAAGACAAACAAACAGCCCGTGTGGCCGCGGAGTTTTACATCAATGCCATCAACGTGATGCGTGGTGCTGAAGCCATCAGCGAATACACGTCGTTGCCCCGCCAGGAAGCTTTTGATATTGAATACTGGTTGCTCGAGGAAGCCAAGTTGCAACGCATGCCCAAGCCCAAAGCATTGAGCGGACGTGTAGCCATGGTAACCGGCAGTGGTGGTGGTATTGGTAAAGCCATTGCCAAAAAATATGCAGAAGAAGGGGCCTGCGTAGTGCTGAACGACGTGAATGCAGAACGCCTCGAAGAAACCAGCAAAGAATTTCAAAAACTGTTTGGTAAAGATGTAGTGGCTGTTACCCTGCTTGATGTAACCAATGCTGCATCTGCAGCACAAGCCATGCAAAATGCGAGCCTTGCTTTTGGTGGTGTTGACATCATTGTAAACAATGCAGGCATTAGTATTTCAAGAGCCATTGCCGACCACAGCGAAGAAGAGTTTGATCGACTCTACGATATTTTGGTAAAAGGGCAATTCCTCGTATCCAAAGCTGCAGTAGCCATCATGCGGAAGCAAGGTTTTGGTGGTGATATTGTCAACATCGTTTCGAAGAATGCGGTGGTGGCAGGCCCCAACAATGCAGGCTATGGTACTGCCAAAGCAGGTCAGGCACATCTTACACGCTTGCTGGCTGCAGAGCTGGGCGGCGATAAGATTCGGGTAAACATGGTGAACCCCGATGCCGTTATTGCGGACAGCAATATTTGGGCCGGTGGTTGGGCTGAAGGTCGTGCCAAAGCATATGGCATTACCGTAGAAGAACTGCCTGCTTACTACGCCAAGCGTACGTTGCTCAACGAAGTGATTTTGCCCGAAGACATTGCCAATGCCTGCTTTGCATTGGTGGGCGGATTGCTCAACAAAAGCACGGGCAATGCCATCAATGTAGATGGTGGTGTGGCCATGGGCTTTTACAGATAA
- the rhaT gene encoding L-rhamnose/proton symporter RhaT yields the protein MQVFLGVLFHFLGGFASGSFYIPFKRVKGWAWESFWIVGGLFSWLIVPPIAAYLTIPNFSDIIAQTDSSVLGYTYFFGILWGIGGLTYGLGVRYLGVSLGSSVILGLCMVFGSLIPSIYYDLFPAVGKDTFSMMLAESWGQTVLAGLLLCVIGIIVSGKAGTMKEKQLQAEATDPHGMEVKTEYKFGLGMFVAIVSGVLSACFNFGIEAGKPMADVANAAWKAANPNETGNFLYLNNVIYVVLLWGGLTTNFIWCMALNARNKTFGNYTDTKTPLLRNFLFSALAGTTWFLQFFFYGMGESKMGNGASSWILHMAFIILIANTWGLVLKEWKGVNKKTFATVIAGILIIIASVLVVGWGNSMKP from the coding sequence ATGCAGGTTTTTCTAGGTGTTTTATTTCATTTTTTAGGCGGCTTTGCGTCGGGTAGTTTTTACATTCCGTTTAAGCGGGTGAAAGGCTGGGCGTGGGAAAGTTTCTGGATTGTAGGCGGCTTGTTTAGCTGGCTCATTGTGCCACCCATTGCTGCGTATTTAACCATTCCCAATTTTTCAGACATCATTGCACAAACCGATAGTTCGGTGCTGGGCTATACTTATTTCTTTGGCATACTCTGGGGCATTGGTGGCCTTACGTACGGCTTGGGTGTTCGCTACCTCGGCGTATCGTTGGGCAGCAGCGTTATCCTTGGTTTGTGTATGGTTTTTGGGTCGCTCATTCCTTCCATTTATTACGACCTGTTTCCTGCTGTAGGCAAAGACACATTCAGCATGATGCTTGCTGAGAGCTGGGGCCAAACCGTGTTGGCTGGTTTGCTCCTTTGTGTGATTGGCATCATCGTAAGCGGCAAGGCCGGTACCATGAAGGAAAAGCAACTGCAGGCCGAAGCTACCGACCCGCATGGCATGGAAGTAAAAACGGAATACAAGTTTGGCCTTGGCATGTTTGTGGCCATTGTATCTGGTGTGCTCAGTGCCTGTTTCAATTTTGGTATTGAAGCAGGAAAGCCCATGGCCGATGTAGCCAACGCTGCCTGGAAAGCTGCCAACCCCAACGAAACCGGAAACTTTCTCTACCTCAACAACGTGATTTACGTAGTGCTGCTGTGGGGCGGACTCACCACCAATTTTATTTGGTGCATGGCACTCAATGCCCGCAACAAAACTTTTGGCAACTACACCGATACCAAAACACCACTGCTGCGCAATTTTCTTTTTTCAGCATTGGCAGGTACCACCTGGTTTTTACAATTTTTCTTTTATGGCATGGGCGAAAGCAAAATGGGCAACGGTGCCAGCTCATGGATTTTGCACATGGCCTTCATCATCCTCATTGCCAACACTTGGGGGCTGGTGTTGAAAGAATGGAAAGGCGTCAACAAAAAAACATTTGCTACAGTAATAGCCGGTATCCTCATCATCATTGCATCTGTGCTGGTGGTAGGTTGGGGCAATAGCATGAAACCATAA
- a CDS encoding GntR family transcriptional regulator, translated as MKKPVIYQYLHFDYYSATPKYLQLANCIINAISEGKIKKDDPLPSINELSFEFEISRDTAEKGYKHLKALGVLGSVPGKGYFIKCTEVDQELKIFLLFNKLSFHKKIIYDAFSQSLPDKALIDLYIYNNDFSLFKKLIYNRKEDYTHFVIVPHYTDGEDNTAEVLSVLPKDKLILMDKLLPGFTGDYGAVYEQFDKDLQATLEQALPQLEKYQTIKLIFPEDSYHPREIIRGFTMFCRQYAFNYKVVHRIEDEAIEKGDVYINLMENDLVTLIERIMEKKLKLGKEVGVISYNETPLKKIILNGITTISTDFQKMGETAAQMILNHNRQHVHNPFYLTLRQSL; from the coding sequence ATGAAAAAACCGGTCATTTATCAGTACCTGCATTTTGATTACTATTCTGCCACGCCAAAATATTTGCAGCTGGCCAACTGTATCATTAATGCCATCAGCGAAGGCAAGATAAAAAAAGATGACCCGCTGCCTTCCATCAATGAACTAAGTTTTGAGTTTGAAATTTCGAGAGATACCGCTGAAAAAGGGTACAAACATTTGAAGGCCCTGGGTGTGCTTGGCTCTGTGCCCGGCAAAGGCTACTTCATTAAATGTACCGAAGTGGATCAGGAATTGAAAATTTTCCTGCTCTTCAACAAGTTGAGTTTTCACAAGAAAATTATCTACGATGCGTTCAGTCAATCATTGCCTGATAAGGCGCTTATTGACCTATACATCTACAACAACGATTTTTCGCTGTTCAAAAAACTCATTTACAACCGCAAAGAAGATTACACCCATTTTGTAATAGTGCCCCACTATACCGATGGCGAAGACAATACGGCTGAAGTGCTGAGTGTGTTGCCCAAAGACAAACTCATTTTAATGGACAAGTTGCTGCCTGGTTTTACCGGCGACTACGGTGCCGTGTACGAACAATTTGATAAAGACCTGCAAGCCACACTGGAGCAGGCCTTGCCACAGTTGGAAAAATACCAAACTATCAAGCTCATTTTTCCGGAAGATTCTTATCACCCGAGAGAAATTATCCGTGGCTTTACCATGTTTTGCCGGCAGTATGCCTTCAACTACAAAGTGGTACACCGCATAGAAGATGAAGCCATTGAAAAAGGCGATGTGTACATCAACCTCATGGAAAATGATTTGGTGACACTCATCGAACGCATCATGGAAAAGAAGCTGAAGCTGGGGAAAGAAGTGGGTGTGATTTCGTACAATGAAACGCCACTGAAGAAAATCATTCTTAATGGCATCACGACCATTTCAACCGATTTTCAGAAGATGGGCGAAACTGCTGCGCAAATGATTTTAAATCACAACCGACAGCATGTACACAATCCGTTTTACCTCACCCTGCGCCAATCGCTGTAA
- a CDS encoding DUF6250 domain-containing protein, whose amino-acid sequence MFVLLASITVALTTAAQPAKGKHVAAISFGNSLDSNLWLAHMLHNSHNRVFTQQDTLWLNCADGVTLWLKKSLPQSYIISFDRGFPSDTSGANYRLSDVNLFWQATPTDTANPSGKLEGYDRWRLYYAGIGGNYNSTTRFRKYDGSGNRLLLQEYTQPNYLLQPNTVYHCTLLVHPPLTQLWVNNQLWFSYTDAQPLRQGLFGIRSTKSNQWITNFNIWLPK is encoded by the coding sequence ATGTTTGTACTGCTGGCAAGTATTACTGTTGCGCTAACCACAGCAGCACAGCCGGCAAAAGGTAAACATGTTGCAGCCATATCTTTTGGCAATAGCTTAGACAGCAACCTGTGGCTGGCACACATGCTACACAATAGTCACAACCGTGTATTTACGCAGCAGGATACACTGTGGCTCAATTGTGCAGATGGCGTAACGTTATGGTTAAAAAAATCATTGCCCCAATCGTACATCATCAGTTTTGACCGGGGCTTTCCTTCAGATACATCCGGTGCCAATTATCGCCTCAGTGATGTGAATCTGTTTTGGCAAGCCACACCAACCGATACAGCCAACCCCAGTGGTAAACTGGAAGGCTACGACCGTTGGCGGTTGTATTACGCCGGCATTGGCGGCAATTACAACAGCACTACCCGTTTTAGAAAATACGATGGCAGTGGCAACCGCTTACTATTGCAGGAATATACCCAACCCAACTACCTGCTACAACCCAACACCGTGTATCATTGTACGTTGCTTGTACATCCACCGCTTACACAATTGTGGGTGAATAATCAACTATGGTTCAGCTATACCGATGCACAACCGTTGCGGCAGGGGCTGTTCGGAATACGCAGCACCAAATCAAATCAATGGATTACGAATTTCAACATATGGTTGCCAAAATAA
- a CDS encoding PmoA family protein encodes MVAKIIATALLSISCCTSHAQTFSIQQYANNNKRYNIQFGRDSVAQFWFDDTLRRPYLHRIFAPDQVLISRGYPLMPLLNDTTDHPHQVGVWFTYEDVNGSDFWNNSLWPAADRKGKLGSIVVDNLLSQTKGAAAILQFHARWKDNQQQAILLDTTTLHFSKQANYYIIDWTTKLTALKPVTLGDVKDGTFGIRLRRELQIPWKGEQSGANGNYLSSSELTGHEVWGKRANWVMLHGQVQQQSISVVIIDHPKNLHYPAYWHARGYGLFAINSLAQKSFDAIKPAYTTRLQQGESLQLQYRLVIATGTTPLHKNTVMQLEKDFSRQ; translated from the coding sequence ATGGTTGCCAAAATAATTGCCACTGCATTGTTGAGCATTAGTTGCTGCACAAGTCATGCACAAACGTTCAGCATTCAGCAATATGCCAACAACAACAAACGCTACAACATACAGTTTGGCCGCGATAGTGTAGCGCAGTTTTGGTTTGATGATACATTGCGTCGCCCCTATCTGCACCGCATATTTGCACCCGACCAAGTGCTCATCAGCCGTGGCTATCCGTTGATGCCCTTGCTCAACGATACTACAGATCATCCGCATCAGGTAGGTGTATGGTTTACGTATGAAGATGTAAATGGCAGCGACTTTTGGAACAACTCTCTCTGGCCAGCTGCCGACCGCAAAGGGAAATTGGGCAGCATTGTGGTAGATAATCTGTTATCGCAAACTAAAGGCGCAGCAGCCATATTGCAATTTCATGCCCGATGGAAAGACAATCAGCAACAAGCTATTTTGCTCGATACAACGACCTTGCATTTCAGCAAACAAGCCAACTACTACATTATTGACTGGACAACGAAGCTTACTGCACTCAAGCCTGTTACGCTTGGCGATGTAAAAGATGGAACCTTTGGCATAAGGCTTCGCCGCGAATTACAAATACCTTGGAAAGGCGAACAATCCGGTGCCAATGGCAACTACCTTTCTTCATCAGAACTTACAGGCCACGAAGTATGGGGCAAGCGGGCCAATTGGGTAATGCTGCACGGACAAGTACAACAGCAGTCAATCAGCGTGGTGATTATCGATCATCCTAAAAATCTGCACTACCCGGCTTATTGGCATGCCAGAGGTTATGGTTTATTTGCTATAAATTCACTGGCGCAAAAAAGTTTTGATGCCATCAAACCTGCATATACAACCAGACTACAACAAGGAGAAAGTTTACAGCTGCAATACAGGCTCGTGATAGCAACAGGCACTACGCCCCTGCACAAAAACACTGTAATGCAATTGGAAAAAGATTTTAGCCGTCAATAG